A stretch of Cryptococcus neoformans var. neoformans JEC21 chromosome 10 sequence DNA encodes these proteins:
- a CDS encoding expressed protein translates to MKCKSREQHQTIINNRRMPNIVIKQDNVTDPLQSIIPIPKHAVPIIEELLPDILKLCDRSTILSIIQVSKYWNTVGSPLIYETVRVDCEKWWIIPRNETKETKKGTWVFRKVFSRERGSTLNPAEEADGGRLINYNRLHIDHHRPVSSYFVYTHHLTIRCHNEGCGSAIFPSPGEILPKLETLNLEIIPGSEDKCAYSKEMGLITGFTRDLSPRTVILSNVLSLGRICHELYHSPTSLRESAVNSVAKLVVSLPSCRPPRYTLKITNSLERLRSSFPQVKEMVFLLKPKVLGERLDEYAELEKTKGDSDQFYRAETADTYSAELSRLFGYWGSPITIVGLENLGDDWYKSLTRNPTAEEVVNASKRRAGAERRMDIKVVTLRDWLKDEWNWKGVFTAQERELWMGE, encoded by the coding sequence ATGAAGTGCAAAAGTAGGGAACAGCATCAGACGATCATCAACAATAGGCGAATGCCGAATATAGTAATAAAACAAGATAATGTCACCGACCCTCTACAGTCCATCATCCCTATCCCCAAGCACGCTGTGCCCATTATCGAAGAACTACTGCCCGACATCCTCAAACTATGTGATCGCTCAACTATCCTATCTATCATCCAGGTGTCAAAATATTGGAATACTGTCGGCTCGCCGTTGATCTACGAGACAGTCAGGGTGGACTGCGAGAAATGGTGGATAATACCACGGAACGAGACCAAGGAGACGAAAAAAGGTACTTGGGTCTTTAGGAAGGTTTTCAGCAGGGAACGAGGATCTACTCTGAATCctgctgaagaagctgatggAGGTCGCCTCATCAACTACAACAGGCTACATATCGATCATCATCGACCAGTCTCCTCATACTTTGTCTACACCCACCATCTAACCATTCGTTGCCATAATGAAGGCTGTGGATCAGCCATATTCCCTTCCCCTGGAGAGATCCTTCCAAAACTAGAGACCCTTAACCTTGAAATCATACCAGGTTCTGAAGACAAGTGCGCATACTCCAAAGAGATGGGGTTAATTACCGGCTTTACGCGAGATCTCAGCCCTCGTACGGTAATCCTGTCCAATGTGTTGAGCCTGGGGCGCATCTGTCATGAACTTTACCACTCTCCAACTTCCCTTCGGGAAAGTGCTGTCAATTCAGTTGCCAAACTCGTTGTTTCCTTACCCAGTTGTCGTCCACCACGTTATACGCTCAAAATCACCAACAGCTTAGAACGACTGAGAAGCTCGTTCCCTCaagtgaaggagatggtaTTCTTGCTGAAACCCAAGGTACTGGGTGAAAGGTTAGATGAATATGCCGAGCTTGAGAAGACAAAGGGTGATTCGGACCAGTTTTATCGAGCGGAAACCGCTGACACATACTCGGCGGAACTATCACGTCTGTTTGGGTATTGGGGAAGTCCCATCACCATAGTAGGGCTAGAGAACCTGGGAGATGATTGGTACAAATCGCTAACAAGGAACCCTACCGCTGAGGAGGTAGTGAATGCGAGCAAAAGGCGAGCGGGagctgaaagaagaatggataTCAAGGTAGTTACGTTGCGTGATTGGCTGAAAGATGAGTGGAATTGGAAAGGTGTGTTCACCGCACAAGAACGAGAGTTATGGATGGGAGAGTAG
- a CDS encoding 3-methyl-2-oxobutanoate hydroxymethyltransferase, putative, producing MLPRAHRLVNQRPGIALRPHASHVSSAATSAVRRSVASQAQVAQPPIHPEIDGTFNDLIGEGTMNMGMKPRGSDRTSLPYRNINEIELADHQPVRHSGRKWSSLGLRIEQSDLVIDESPEVYNSASEGEYHDFGREERRSPAAVLGSKRLGMVVLPEEMQRGIQRQIDLMDNPRDIRKSYLALPNVPTPISATKSERRDKPFRTPEGELAKASAILPGEYGAVKNVLEELERRLGREWLTSAKEGEILEFSSSLGSGLWAIMDVMGGLLSSRRRWQEGQDKLKYQFVHSSRHGLDLVQRIAEVIPEESADVQFNRRHVHSSTPSLILSTFHLTSFPTLPTRQLYLRQLLELSSPYIVLIERSTPQGWAAISQARSYLLEKSTSENPLHVVAPCPHDGKCPLVGTKDVCGYSQRLQRPSFLRKTKHSSRGEEEKGYCYLVIAKGERPSVGTVAEDMKVAGRMGKVGREAAEKALIKSQGRSIIQEVEGHEAVMEVVRLHEIEPGMENYFEETSPSVNSEELEENLRKEAYSWPRMVAPPMKRKGHVTMDTCCADGNIQRLTYTKSHSKQSYHDARKSSWGDLFPHTSKGKPVIRTRGVRRLAKSENNGDADAVISELLSASLEEEMELEKAMEAVEVDELKELEMLGIKTPRAEVSKERQDDDMLVWKSNKNGPFASGQKRSYRTLTSTRSTSQPKTPPSIQTRSMSARPAPPIRPKATLSSLLSLAKSGTPISVLTAYDYPTALLSESCNLDMTLVGDSLSQVALGHETTTAITLDEMIHHARTVVRGAKTPFVFADMPFGSFETSLEEGVRSVLRMVKEGGVDGVKIEGGREIVPLVRRLSAIGIPVMPHLGLQPQRATSLSGYLVQGRTAQAAYEILQSARELANAGAFAFLLEAMPSKVAKLVTEEVGKKGVFTIGIGAGNGTNGQVLVITDVLGIYAEDPPEDIATPNVTGETELVSTSRDFTKPLDAPRFVRQFGSLGQEMRRAVRAYVQAVKGRSFPDSKESYGMKKEEWETFLEMVKREKDQH from the exons ATGTTACCAAGAGCCCACAGATTAGTCAATCAAAGGCCAGGGATCGCTCTTCGACCTCACGCAAGCCACGTTTCCTCAGCGGCAACTTCGGCAGTTAGACGTTCGGTGGCAAGTCAAGCCCAAGTAGCCCAACCCCCGATCCATCCTGAAATTGATGGCACATTCAATGATCTGATCGGGGAAGGGACTATGAACATGGGAATGAAACCTAGAGGAAGCGACAGGACGTCATTGCCATACAGAAATATAAACGAGATCGAATTGGCGGATCATCAGCCTGTCCGACATAGCGGAAGAAAGTGGTCATCTCTAGGCTTGCGAATAGAACAGAGTGATCTCGTCATCGATGAGTCGCCAGAAGTTTATAACTCTGCCTCGGAAGGGGAATACCATGATTTTGgtcgagaagaaaggaggagcCCAGCTGCTGTCTTGGGAAGCAAGCGTCTGGGAATGGTAGTCTTGCCGGAGGAAATGCAGCGAGGTATTCAAAGGCAAATCGACC TCATGGACAATCCCCGAGATATTCGAAAATCATATCTGGCGCTTCCCAATGTTCCTACACCCATTAGCGCTACAAAATCGGAGCGTAGAGATAAACCGTTCCGCACACCGGAAGGCGAGCTTGCCAAAGCATCCGCAATCCTTCCCGGAGAGTATGGTGCGGTCAAGAATGTGCTGGAAGAATTGGAGAGAAGGTTAGGTCGAGAATGGTTGACAAGtgcaaaggaaggagagatcTTGGAGTTCTCATCTAGCCTGGGGTCTGGCCTTTG GGCTATCATGGATGTCATGGGTGGTCTGCTCTCTTCTCGCCGGAGATGGCAGGAAGGACAGGACAAGTTAAAATATCAATTTGTACACTCTTCTAGACATGGTCTTGACCTCGTCCAAAGAATAGCAGAGG TCATCCCTGAGGAATCTGCCGACGTTCAGTTCAACCGCAGACATGTCCATTCTTCGACCCCATCACTAATTCTTTCCACATTCCATTTAACCTCTTTCCCTACATTACCAACCAGACAACTCTACCTGCGTCAACTTTTAGAgctctcatctccttatATCGTCCTCATCGAAAGGTCAACACCCCAAGGCTGGGCCGCTATCTCACAAGCCCGCTCATACTTACTCGAGAAATCAACTTCCGAAAACCCCCTTCACGTGGTAGCTCCCTGTCCTCACGATGGGAAGTGCCCTTTGGTCGGAACCAAGGATGTTTGTGGATATAGCCAGAGACTTCAAAGGCCTTCTTTCCTgagaaaaacaaaacacTCATCtaggggagaggaggaaaagggttACTGCTACCTAGTGATCGCCAAGGGCGAGCGTCCCTCCGTTGGCACCGTAGCTGAGGATATGAAAGTTgctggaaggatgggaaaggtGGGACGGGAAGCAGCTGAAAAAGCGTTGATCAAGTCTCAAGGCCGATCGATCATTCAAGAAGTTGAAGGTCACGAAGCGGTAATGGAAGTTGTGCGCCTGCATGAGATAGAGCCTGGTATGGAGAACTATTTTGAAGAGACGTCACCCTCTGTCAACTCGGAAGAATTGGAAGAGAACTTAAGAAAGGAGGCGTATAGCTGGCCGAGAATGGTTGCTCCaccgatgaagaggaagggacATGTCACCATGGATACTTGTTGCGCTGATG GTAACATACAACGTCTTACCTATACCAAGTCGCATTCCAAGCAAAGCTACCATGACGCTCGTAAATCTTCTTGGGGTGATCTCTTCCCCCACACTTCCAAAGGCAAGCCTGTTATTCGAACCCGTGGTGTCAGACGACTTGCAAAGTCCGAAAACAATGGGGATGCGGACGCAGTTATCAGCGAACTCTTATCAGCAagcttggaggaagagatggaactCGAGAAAGCTAtggaggcggtggaggttgaCGAGCTGAAGGAATTGGAAATGTTGGGCATTAAAACTCCCAGGGCTGAAGTCTCCAAGGAAAGGCAGGATGACGATATGCTGGTGTGGAAGTCGAACAAGAATGGACCTTTTGCTTCCGGGCAGAAAAGGAGCTACAGAACTTTAACATCGACGAGGAGCACTTCACAACCTAAGACGCCACCTTCCATTCAGACTCGATCAATGTCAGCTCGCCCGGCTCCTCCAATTAGGCCCAAGGCGACCCTTTCATCCTTGTTGTCACTCGCTAAATCTGGCACCCCCATCAGCGTTCTCACTGCTTACGATTACCCCACTGCTCTCCTCTCCGAATCCTGCAACCTCGATATGACTCTCGTTGGAGATTCACTTTCTCAAGTCGCTCTCGGTCATGAGACAACTACAGCTATTACCCTTGATGAGATGATCCACCATGCACGAACGGTTGTACGGGGTGCGAAAACaccttttgtttttgccGATATGCCCTTTGGTAGCTTCGAGACTTCCTTAGAAGAAGGCGTCAGGAGTGTCTTGAGGATGGTTAAAGAAGGTGGTGTAGATGGTGTCAAAATCGAAGGTGGTCGCGAAATTGTCCCTCTTGTTCGACGTCTTTCCGCTATTGGTATCCCTGTTATGCCTCACCTCGGCCTGCAACCTCAACGAGCCACCAGTCTGTCAGGCTACCTCGTTCAGGGGCGAACCGCTCAAGCTGCTTATGAGATCCTGCAAAGTGCTCGAGAGCTCGCGAATGCTGGGGCTTTCGCATTCCTTCTCGAGGCAATGCCCTCAAAGGTTGCGAAGCTCGTTACTGAGGAAGTTGGCAAGAAGGGTGTATTCACAATTGGTATTGGTGCTGGAAATGGGACCAACGGCCAGGTTCTGGTTATCACCGACGTGCTTGGTATCTACGCTGAGGATCCTCCTGAGGATATAGCCACACCCAACGTTACAGGAGAAACCGAGCTTGTCTCTACGTCTCGTGATTTCACCAAGCCTCTCGACGCGCCACGATTCGTTCGTCAGTTTGGGTCGCTCGGGCAAGAGATGCGCCGCGCTGTGCGTGCATATGTGCAAGCTGTTaagggaagaagcttcCCCGACTCCAAAGAGAGCtatgggatgaagaaggaggagtgggagacgtttttggagatggtcaaGCGCGAGAAGGACCAGCATTAA
- a CDS encoding DNA topoisomerase type I, putative, with protein MRVLCVAEKPSIAKSITEILSGGRWDTRNGRHQYIRNYDFLYNLAPPLGNGRGANFTVTAVLGHLTSSDFDDDHRKWGSCDPFALFDAPVITFVDQKLKTVESNLQIEARNADILMIWTDCDREGEHIGSEVVAACKKVNRNILVKRARFSAIIPAQIHQACRQANDLDMRQADAVATRISLDLKVGSAFTRLTTMTLQVRVPDLAEQLISYGPCQFPTLGFVVEQYTRVQAFVPETFWYIFVALEREHEDGEPSTVEFRWKRNHLFDLDLAAVLYEQCTVNPQTRVLKVESKPATKWKPLPLTTVELQQSGSRLLHMTPKRILDLAEKLYQKGIVSYPRTETDQYDPKFDFNSLIQKQTLDNQWGAYAQKLLDGAFQKPRNGRKNDKAHPPIHPTAHAGNLEGDERRVFELITRRFLASCSTNAEGQNTTVEISIADEIFSTTGLVVLRRNYLEVYPYDKWATHALPNFEEGEVFIPDVIDLKEGTTSRPSLLTEADLVGLMDKNGIGTDATIAEHIAKIIERGYVTEKQEARIKYLVPSTLGIGLVEGFNAIGFDRSLSKPHLRRETEHRMQLICDGVRGKREILQTTIEEYKEVFVKARREFQTVIDCVENYLHGAGEAQEALRAAARGGRGGRGTRGARGARGGRGTGGRGRGGGGVVAPRGGRDDDNDDDDDDDDDQGPPRGGVRERARGAATTRGRGTSTARGRAGAAGAGTAAGRRAGSPTFGADDGGGDTKMCNCGREAVSRVVAKADSAHKGRSFWTCPQPQGEQCGFFEWGTDGDMARSAGPSKSRTASAQPPPSKRQKTTNRNDPPPSKDGVPSCKCGLDAAFATVIKEGPNKGRQFWACPNNPKARCGFFQWEDDPNLGSGGSNGGDTYNGGGGRSGTSGECYKCGEAGHWANACPNDGDGKGGGSSSSRAKSNSKALSKGKSGDSGSDVFGGINVVNKAIGPLIVPIIQAEGEVALVLGPPVMGLVDIVSNATNQAIGPATVRMMKVEDRHIGVRVAVEVGGEGEEEEEVNDSTTLMTVVQHHP; from the exons ATGCGTGTCCTGTGCGTCGCTGAGAAGCCAAGTATAGCGAAGAGTATCACCGAGATACTCTCCGGAGGACGGTGGGATACT AGGAACGGAAGACACCAATATATACGCAATTACGATTTCTTATACAACCTTGCTCCGCCGCTTGGGAATGGAAGAGGTGCCAATTTTACCGTCACAGCAGTCTTGGGACATTTGACTTCAAGT GattttgatgatgatcatcGGAAATGGGGGTCTTGTGATCCGTTTGCGCTGTTCGATGCACCAGTCATCACTTTCGTCGACCAA AAATTGAAAACAGTAGAATCAAACCTCCAAATTGAAGCCCGTAACGCCGACATACTCATGATTTGGACTGATTGTGATAGAGAGGGAGAACATATCGGATCTGAAGTCGTAGCGGCGTGTAAGAAAGTAAATAGGAATATCCTTGTCAAAAGAGCGAGGTTTAGTGCCATTATCCCTGC GCAGATCCACCAAGCATGTAGACAGGCGAACGACTTGGATATGAGGCAGGCAGATGCGGTGGCCACGAGGATAAGCTTGGATCTCAAGGTTGGATCGGCGTTCACAAGGCTTACAACGATGACTTTGCAAGTACGAGTGCCCGATCTAGCAGAGCAACTCATCAGTTACG GTCCATGCCAATTCCCAACTCTCGGCTTTGTCGTCGAACAATACACCCGCGTCCAAGCCTTTGTTCCTGAAACGTTCTGGTACATCTTCGTCGCCCTCGAGCGAGAgcatgaagatggtgaacCCAGCACTGTCGAGTTtaggtggaagaggaaccATCTGTTCGATTTAGATCTGGCGGCGGTGTTGTACGAACAGTGTACAGTCAATCCGCAGACGAGGGTTTTGAAGGTCGAATCAAAGCCCGCGACCAAGTG GAAGCCATTACCGTTGACGACAGTTGAGCTTCAACAATCTGGTTCGAGGTTACTTCATATGACTCCTAAACGAATTCTCGAT CTTGCCGAAAAACTCTATCAAAAAGGTATTGTTAGTTATCCTCGTACCGAAACCGATCAGTACGATCCCAAATTTGACTTCAACTCTCTCATCCAAAAGCAAACGCTTGATAACCAATGGGGAGCTTACGCTCAAAA GCTACTAGACGGTGCCTTTCAGAAACCCCGAAATGGCCGTAAAAACGATAAAGCCCATCCCCCTATCCACCCTACCGCACACGCGGGCAACCTTGAAGGCGACGAACGCCGCGTATTCGAACTCATCACCCGTCGTTTTCTCGCTTCTTGCTCGACCAACGCCGAAGGCCAAAATACCACTGTCGAAATCTCCATCGCCGATGAGATCTTCTCCACTACAGGGCTTGTCGTCCTGAGGAGGAATTATTTGGAGGTGTACCCGTATGACAAGTGGGCGACGCATGCGTTACCGAATtttgaggaaggggaggttTTTATACCGGATGTAATTGATTTGAAGGAGGGAACGACGAGTCGACCAAGTTTGTTGACTGAGGCTGATCTGGTTGGGTTGATGGATAAGAATGGCATCG GTACCGATGCAACCATCGCTGAGCATATTGCCAAAATCATTGAACGCGGGTATGTTAcagaaaaacaagaagcTCGAATAAAATACCTCGTGCCATCTACTCTGGGTATCGGTCTGGTCGAAGGGTTCAATGCTATCGGTTTTGACCGTTCTTTGAGCAAACCACATTTACGACGAGAG ACTGAGCATCGAATGCAATTGATATGTGATGGTGTacgagggaaaagagagatTCTCCAGACTACGATTGAAGAATACAAGGAAGTTTTCGTCAAGGCCCGTCGAGAGTTCCAGACCGTTATCGAT TGCGTGGAAAACTACCTTCACGGAGCTGGCGAAGCCCAAGAAGCTCTTCGAGCAGCAGCACGGGGTGGTCGAGGCGGACGAGGAACTAGAGGAGCGAGAGGTGCAAGAGGGGGGAGAGGaactggaggaagaggcagaggtggtggaggagttGTCGCTCCCAGAGGCGGTCGAGATGATGACaatgacgacgacgacgatgatgatgatgaccaAGGTCCGCCGAGAGGTGGTGTAAGAGAGAGAGCGAGAGGTGcggcgacgacgagagGGAGGGGAACAAGTACTGCCAGAGGACGAGCGGGAGCTGCTGGAGCTGGGACGGCTGCTGGTAGAAGGGCAGGATCGCCTACTTTTG GCGCGGATGATGGCGGTGGCGATACGAAAATGTGCAACTGCGGTAGAGAAGCTGTCTCTCGCGTTGTTGCCAAGGCGGATTCGGCGCATAAGGGAAGATCGTTTTGGACATGTCCTCAGCCTCAAGGAGAACAATGCGGCTTCTTC GAATGGGGGACGGATGGAGATATGGCACGCTCGGCTGGCCCTAGTAAATCACGAACAGCCAGTGCTCAACCGCCGCCATCCAAAAGACAAAAAACCACG AATCGGAACGATCCCCCTCCTTCGAAAGATGGCGTACCTTCGTGTAAATGTGGCCTTGATGCGGCTTTCGCCACAGTAATCAAAGAAGGTCCAAACAAAGGTCGACAGTTCTG GGCTTGTCCGAACAACCCGAAAGCCCGTTGTGGGTTCTTCCaatgggaagatgatccTAATCTCGGCAGTGGTGGTTCTAATGGAGGTGATACTTACaacggaggaggaggaaggagtggaaCCTCAGGAG AGTGCTACAAATGCGGAGAAGCGGGTCATTGGGCAAATGCATGTCCGAACGACGGCGATGGCAAAGGTGGCggctcatcttcaagcaGGGCAAAGTCAAATTCAAAGGCGCTTTCTAAAGGAAAAAGCGGTGACAGTGGAAGTGATGTTTTTGGCGG TATAAATGTGGTGAACAAGGCCATTGGGCCACTAATTGTCCCAATAATACAAGCGGAGGGGGAGGTGGCTTTGGTGTTGGGGCCACCGGTGATGGGATTAGTGGAC ATTGTTTCAAATGCAACCAACCAGGCCATTGGGCCAGCAACTGTCCGAATGATGAAAGTGGAGGATCGTCATATCGGGGTTCGAGTAGCAGTAGAGGTCGGgggcgagggagaggaagaggaagaggtaaACGATAGCACGACTCTTATGACTGTTGTACAACACCATCCATAA
- a CDS encoding glycine hydroxymethyltransferase, putative: MPRPILAALRTTIRPAFSKQFRMASSIPVPTDFNACLYKPLAEADPEINSLIEKETWRQFSGLELIASENLTSLAVMEANGSMLTNKYSEGLPGARYYGGNEFIDVVENLTRERALKAFNLDPKIWGVNVQPYSGSTANFAAFTALINPQDRVMGLGLPDGGHLTHGYYTAKKKITASSIYFQSFPYRVDPKTGIIDYPQLETNANLYKPRLVVCGGSAYPRDWDYGRLRKIADSQGAYLLSDMAHISGLVAAAEQNSPFEYCDVVTTTTHKTLRGPRAGLIFFRKDKESDLEARVNAAVFPACQGGPHNNTIAGVAVALKQAADPAFKEYAKQVRANAAAMAAVLFKHGYRLQTDGTENHLILWDLRPIGLTGSKVEKICDAAHITLNKNAVAGDTSALVPGGVRIGTSALTSRSMKEQDVEKVAEFLHRVVQIALKTQEEAGSKLLKDFVKTYESGNGEAPKLIAELKEDVMKFATSFPLPGVPDTSKIVRPEGVNL, encoded by the exons ATGCCCAGGCCTATTCTCGCCGCTCTTCGAACTACCATCCGCCCAGCTTTCTCAAAACAATTCAGAATggcctcctccatccctgTTCCCACCGACTTT AACGCTTGTCTCTACAAGCCCTTGGCTGAGGCCGACCCCGAGATCAACTCTCTCATCGAGAAGGAGACATGGCGTCAGTTCTCTGGTCTCGAGCTTATCGCTTCCGAG AACTTGACCTCTCTCGCGGTTATGGAGGCCAATGGCTCTATGCTTACCAACAAGTACTCTGAGGGTCTTCCCGGTGCTCGATACTACGGTGGTAACGAG TTCATCGACGTTGTCGAGAACCTTACCAGGGAGCGTGCTTTGAAGGCTTTCAACCTTGACCCCAAGATCTGGGGCGTCAACGTCCAGCCTTACTCTGGTTCCACCGCCAA CTTTGCCGCTTTCACTGCTCTCATCAACCCCCAGGACCGAGTGATGGGTCTCGGTCTTCCCGACGGTGGTCACCTCACCCACGGTTACTACAccgccaagaagaagattaccgcttcttccatctaCTTCCAGTCTTTCCCTTACCGAGTTGACCCCAAGACTGGCATCATTGACTACCCCCAGCTCGAGACCAACGCCAACCTCTACAAGCCCCGTCTTGTCGTTTGCGGTGGTTCCGCTTACCCCCGTGACTGGGACTATGGCCGTCTCCGAAAGATCGCCGATAGCCAGGGCGCCTACCTCTTGTCTGACATGGCCCACATCTCTGGTCTcgtcgctgctgctgagcaAAACTCTCCTTTCGAGTACTGTGACGTCGTGACCACCACTACCCACAAGACCCTCCGTGGTCCCCGAGCTggtctcatcttcttccgaaAGGACAAGGAATCCGACCTCGAGGCTCGTGTCAACGCTGCCGTCTTCCCTGCCTGTCAGGGTGGTCCCCacaacaacaccatcgCTGGTGTTGCCGTCGCCCTCAAGCAGGCTGCCGACCCCGCTTTCAAGGAGTACGCCAAGCAGGTCAGGGCCAACGCCGCTGCCATGGCTGCCGTCTTGTTCAAGCACGGTTACAGGCTCCAAACTGACGGTACTGAGAACCACTTGATCCTCTGGGACCTCAGGCCTATCGGTTTGACCGGCTCCaaggttgagaagattTGTGATGCCGCTCACATCACCCTCAACAAGAATGCCGTCGCCGGTGATACTTCTGCCCTCGTGCCCGGTGGTGTCCGAATCGGTACCTCTGCCTTGACTTCCCGATcgatgaaggagcaggatGTGGAGAAGGTTGCCGAGTTCCTCCACCGTGTGGTCCAGATTGCGCTCAAGACTCAGGAGGAGGCGGGTTCCAAGCTTCTCAAGGACTTTGTCAAGACTTACGAGTCTGGTAACGGCGAAGCCCCCAAGCTTATCGCTGAGCTCAAGGAGGACGTTATGAAGTTTGCCACCAGCTTCCCCTTGCCTGGTGTCCCCGACACT TCCAAGATTGTCCGACCCGAGGGCGTCAACCTctaa